From a single Clostridium isatidis genomic region:
- a CDS encoding glycoside hydrolase, with amino-acid sequence MKLSVLGGGGVRAPFLIKTLVTNAKSLNIDEICLMDINQKKLKIFGQLAIEIGNKIDSNLNIYVTSDKVKALKDADFIITTLRVGGDEGRYFDEKLAQKYEVLGQETTGIGGFAMALRSIPAIKEYLDLARQVSKPNVKIFNFTNPSGLVTQALINDGYTNIYGICDGPSSFIRQLAEMMNTDLKEFDVTCYGLNHLSFYRDFKINGRDATKEVLEHVNLFKDTEMKVFDKEIVPLLNYELPNEYLYFFFYNNNVIEAISRTGFARGELIKNINEKMIKELELMEEENLEKRFSVYIKYLMERENSYFSIESNGKRNIKHKEVSLQEFLDAPDKGGYAGVALNIIRGLQGKDAIPMTILVKNNGYIKELKDDDVIEITCDMENGEIKARTIDNIPEVQMNYIKSIKLFERLTAEAIKEKNKEKAIRALMVHPLINSYTRAKSLLEELLAQYKEYTGEWK; translated from the coding sequence ATGAAATTATCAGTACTTGGTGGAGGAGGAGTAAGAGCTCCATTTCTAATAAAAACATTAGTTACAAATGCTAAAAGCTTGAATATCGATGAAATATGTTTAATGGATATAAATCAAAAGAAATTAAAGATATTCGGACAACTTGCTATTGAAATTGGAAATAAAATAGATTCAAATTTAAATATTTATGTTACATCAGACAAGGTAAAGGCTTTAAAAGATGCAGATTTTATAATAACTACTTTACGTGTTGGCGGAGATGAAGGAAGATATTTTGATGAAAAATTAGCACAAAAATATGAAGTTTTGGGACAAGAAACAACTGGTATTGGTGGCTTTGCAATGGCGCTTAGATCTATTCCAGCCATTAAGGAATATTTAGACTTAGCTAGACAAGTGTCCAAGCCAAATGTTAAGATATTCAATTTTACAAACCCATCTGGATTAGTGACACAAGCATTGATAAATGATGGATATACAAATATATATGGAATTTGCGATGGACCTTCTTCTTTTATTCGTCAACTTGCAGAAATGATGAATACTGATCTTAAGGAGTTTGATGTTACTTGCTATGGTTTAAATCATCTATCTTTTTATAGAGATTTTAAAATAAATGGTAGAGATGCAACTAAAGAAGTACTAGAACATGTAAATTTATTTAAAGATACTGAAATGAAGGTCTTTGATAAAGAAATAGTGCCATTACTAAATTATGAGTTGCCTAATGAGTATTTATACTTCTTTTTCTATAATAACAATGTAATTGAAGCAATTTCCAGAACAGGTTTTGCTAGAGGAGAGCTAATAAAAAATATAAATGAAAAAATGATTAAAGAGCTTGAACTTATGGAAGAAGAGAATCTGGAAAAGCGCTTTAGTGTTTATATTAAATATTTAATGGAAAGGGAAAATTCCTATTTTTCTATAGAATCGAATGGAAAACGTAACATTAAACATAAAGAAGTATCATTACAGGAATTTTTAGATGCTCCTGATAAAGGAGGGTATGCGGGAGTAGCTTTAAATATTATCCGTGGATTACAAGGTAAGGATGCTATTCCTATGACAATATTAGTTAAAAATAATGGATATATAAAAGAATTAAAAGATGATGATGTTATAGAAATAACTTGTGACATGGAAAATGGAGAAATAAAAGCAAGAACTATAGATAATATTCCTGAAGTTCAAATGAACTATATTAAATCAATTAAATTATTTGAGAGATTAACAGCAGAGGCTATTAAAGAAAAAAATAAGGAAAAAGCAATAAGGGCATTAATGGTTCATCCATTAATAAACAGTTATACCAGAGCTAAAAGTT
- a CDS encoding BglG family transcription antiterminator: protein MLNSRCMHILNKITNNNEFVKISTLSKMFNVSARTIRNDLLKIEDYLIENGLNCLIRDYKNGVKVNSSNELQKLISEFNYTIEKNQIIYSKEDIKKFIILKLLIEKKPLKQKYFEDIFQVSRTTISNCISEAHELLYNKELKIERIPKVGVVIKSDIVSKVNEFSMQFINNWNIAEFYNYINCKEVNASISNFYLENLIDRDLYYFLKNRVVKIEGMLNKTFDDTSFIKVILFLYKMITHKVEQDIIYYKDKKIILTKEYEVANNIIFQLLEEKFNFEVSQNLVNCLTVILLTSKGIRKDNKNNISSEFINKLIVLVEKELGIEIKNKDKLKESLILHIEPMIYRLKAGIISENPLFLQVKTDYNNIFKAVKKVSIIFEEEYFIKVNEQELSYIAIYFASALENEKNSPIKKNRVVVVCVEGVAVSKKLAISLKQLFDIEITAEMSVRNLNEKIISENDYIVSTIDVPNVGNKLIKVSNDLNQDDIKLLNEKFTKKINTDIDLKKFEKIMNSIKRWCDIKDLESLQYEIFQVMMEKPQIFESELEKKKMIFSRELINILNDVDSWEEAIKESGYLLVRKNYIKESYINKIIQNIKEFGGYMVIAPKVILAHAGIEDGVNENSISILSIKKGFELKNQFNLPINLVITMAVTDEKSHLMFLKELVKFMNDKSNINRLLEIDNINGIYTMLKNNIKF from the coding sequence TTGTTGAATAGTAGATGCATGCATATATTAAATAAAATTACAAACAATAATGAGTTTGTTAAAATTAGTACTTTATCAAAAATGTTTAATGTTTCTGCAAGAACTATAAGAAATGATTTACTTAAAATTGAAGACTATTTAATTGAAAATGGACTTAATTGTTTAATAAGAGACTACAAAAATGGCGTTAAGGTTAATTCCTCTAATGAATTGCAAAAACTTATTAGTGAGTTTAATTATACTATTGAAAAAAATCAGATTATTTATTCTAAGGAAGATATAAAGAAATTTATTATCTTAAAATTATTAATTGAAAAGAAACCTCTTAAGCAAAAATACTTTGAAGACATCTTCCAAGTATCAAGAACAACGATTTCTAATTGTATTAGTGAAGCTCATGAACTTCTATATAATAAAGAATTAAAAATTGAGAGGATACCAAAGGTTGGAGTTGTTATTAAATCTGATATTGTTAGTAAAGTAAATGAATTTTCAATGCAATTTATTAATAATTGGAATATTGCTGAGTTCTACAATTATATTAACTGCAAAGAAGTTAATGCAAGTATTAGCAACTTCTATTTAGAAAATTTAATAGATAGAGATTTATATTATTTTCTAAAAAATAGAGTTGTAAAAATAGAAGGAATGTTAAATAAAACTTTTGATGATACATCTTTTATAAAGGTAATATTATTTCTTTATAAGATGATTACTCATAAAGTAGAACAAGATATTATTTATTACAAGGACAAAAAAATAATTTTAACTAAGGAATATGAAGTTGCAAATAATATAATTTTTCAATTATTAGAGGAAAAGTTTAATTTTGAGGTTAGTCAAAATTTAGTTAATTGTCTGACTGTTATATTATTAACTTCAAAGGGCATAAGAAAAGACAATAAAAATAATATTTCTTCTGAGTTCATTAATAAACTTATAGTTCTTGTAGAAAAAGAATTAGGAATTGAAATTAAAAATAAAGATAAGTTAAAAGAATCCCTCATTTTGCATATTGAACCTATGATTTATCGCTTAAAAGCTGGCATTATTTCTGAAAATCCTCTATTTTTACAAGTTAAAACCGACTATAATAACATTTTCAAAGCAGTTAAGAAAGTAAGTATTATTTTTGAAGAAGAATACTTTATTAAAGTCAATGAACAGGAGTTATCTTATATAGCTATATATTTTGCTTCAGCTTTAGAAAATGAAAAAAATAGTCCTATAAAAAAGAATAGGGTAGTTGTAGTTTGTGTAGAAGGAGTGGCAGTTTCAAAGAAGCTTGCTATATCTCTTAAGCAGCTATTTGATATTGAGATAACGGCAGAAATGTCAGTAAGAAATTTAAATGAAAAAATTATTTCAGAAAATGATTATATAGTATCAACAATTGATGTTCCAAACGTTGGAAATAAATTAATAAAGGTATCAAATGACTTAAATCAGGATGACATAAAATTATTAAATGAAAAATTTACAAAAAAGATAAATACAGATATAGATTTAAAAAAATTTGAAAAAATAATGAACTCAATTAAAAGATGGTGTGACATTAAGGATTTAGAAAGTTTGCAGTATGAAATATTTCAAGTGATGATGGAGAAGCCACAAATTTTCGAAAGTGAGCTAGAAAAGAAAAAAATGATCTTTAGCAGGGAGCTTATTAATATCCTAAATGATGTAGATTCATGGGAAGAGGCTATTAAAGAATCAGGATATTTACTAGTTAGAAAGAACTACATAAAAGAATCTTACATTAATAAGATTATACAAAATATTAAGGAATTTGGTGGCTACATGGTAATTGCCCCTAAAGTTATTTTAGCTCATGCTGGGATTGAAGATGGGGTAAATGAAAATTCAATTAGTATTCTAAGTATAAAGAAAGGATTTGAGTTAAAAAATCAGTTTAATTTACCTATTAACTTAGTTATTACAATGGCTGTAACAGATGAAAAATCCCATTTAATGTTTTTAAAAGAACTGGTTAAATTTATGAATGATAAGAGCAATATAAATAGGCTCTTAGAAATTGACAATATAAATGGGATATATACTATGCTAAAAAATAATATAAAATTCTAG
- a CDS encoding IS1182 family transposase, with protein sequence MHKENILQKNYTLNQKFYQLKLPLNIDYMIPVNDSVRLLSQFVEEMDLTDLYSTYSKIKENQVSPRKMLKIMTYGYMNKIYSSRDIEKACRRDINFMFLLEGASAPDHATFARFRSLHFAPCSERILAETAKFLYKIGEISGDAIFIDGTKIEAYANKYTFVWKKAVTKNMAKLLIKVADLVKECEELYDIKLIYKNEVQMKHVKKLRKKLYALKKSEGIEFVHGCGKRKTALQRSIEKLEEYLSKFKEYTQKVYTCGDRNSYSKTDVDATFMRMKEDAMKNGQLKPAYNVQHGVDSEYITWLTVGPQPTDTTTLIPFLKSMEENLKFKYLKIVADAGYESEENYSFIEENNQIAFIKPSNYEISKTRKYKNDIGKIENMDYNEEKDFYICRNGKQLKAENIKIRKSKTGYESEKTIYVCEDCNDCTYKSSCIKGNNCKTPLEERVKRFETSKKFNRQRKSDLERILSEEGCLLRMNRSIQAEGSFAQIKQDMNFRRFMCRGQKNVLAESILLAMAHNINKLHSKIQAGRTGKHLFELKKAS encoded by the coding sequence ATGCACAAAGAAAATATTTTACAAAAGAATTATACATTAAACCAAAAGTTTTATCAATTAAAACTTCCATTAAATATTGATTACATGATACCGGTTAATGATTCAGTGCGATTACTAAGTCAATTTGTAGAGGAGATGGATTTAACAGATTTATATTCGACTTATTCCAAGATAAAGGAAAATCAAGTATCGCCAAGAAAAATGCTGAAAATCATGACTTATGGATATATGAATAAGATTTATTCGTCTCGAGATATTGAAAAGGCATGCCGTAGAGACATTAATTTTATGTTTTTGCTTGAGGGAGCATCCGCTCCGGATCATGCAACATTTGCAAGATTTAGAAGTCTTCATTTTGCTCCATGTTCTGAAAGGATCTTAGCTGAAACAGCTAAATTTCTTTATAAAATTGGTGAGATATCAGGAGATGCTATCTTTATTGATGGCACAAAAATAGAAGCTTATGCAAATAAATATACTTTTGTCTGGAAAAAGGCAGTTACAAAAAACATGGCAAAATTGCTAATTAAAGTGGCCGACCTTGTTAAAGAGTGCGAAGAACTTTATGATATTAAGTTAATCTATAAAAATGAAGTTCAAATGAAACATGTAAAAAAGCTTAGAAAAAAGCTTTATGCACTAAAGAAATCAGAAGGAATAGAATTCGTTCACGGATGTGGGAAAAGAAAAACTGCATTGCAACGATCAATAGAAAAACTTGAAGAATATCTTTCAAAGTTTAAAGAATATACTCAAAAAGTGTACACTTGCGGAGATAGAAACAGTTACTCAAAAACTGATGTTGATGCTACATTTATGAGGATGAAAGAAGATGCTATGAAAAACGGTCAACTTAAGCCAGCTTATAATGTGCAGCATGGTGTAGATTCAGAATATATTACATGGCTTACAGTTGGACCACAACCAACGGATACAACTACGCTAATACCTTTCTTGAAAAGCATGGAAGAAAACTTAAAATTTAAATACTTAAAAATAGTTGCAGATGCTGGATATGAAAGTGAGGAGAACTATTCATTTATTGAAGAAAATAATCAAATAGCATTTATTAAGCCATCTAATTATGAAATATCAAAAACAAGAAAATATAAAAATGATATCGGTAAAATAGAAAACATGGATTACAATGAAGAAAAAGATTTCTACATATGCCGAAATGGTAAGCAGTTAAAGGCTGAAAATATAAAAATTAGAAAATCTAAAACAGGATATGAAAGTGAAAAGACAATTTATGTTTGTGAAGATTGCAATGATTGCACTTACAAGAGTAGTTGCATCAAAGGGAATAATTGTAAAACTCCTTTGGAAGAAAGAGTAAAAAGATTTGAAACATCAAAAAAGTTTAATCGCCAAAGAAAGTCTGATTTAGAAAGAATTCTAAGCGAAGAAGGTTGCTTGCTTAGAATGAACAGAAGTATTCAAGCAGAAGGTTCTTTTGCACAAATAAAACAAGACATGAATTTCAGAAGATTTATGTGTCGTGGGCAAAAGAATGTATTAGCAGAAAGTATACTTCTTGCAATGGCACACAATATAAATAAATTACATAGTAAAATACAAGCGGGCCGCACTGGTAAGCACTTATTTGAATTGAAGAAAGCCTCATAA
- a CDS encoding DUF3006 domain-containing protein, producing the protein MKVIIDRFEGDFAVCEREDRSMIDIEISKLPPKAKEGDVLNISQDIITIDLEETERRKRKIEELTKDLWN; encoded by the coding sequence TTGAAAGTAATAATAGACAGATTTGAAGGAGATTTTGCTGTCTGTGAAAGGGAAGACAGAAGCATGATAGATATAGAAATTTCTAAACTTCCTCCAAAGGCAAAAGAAGGAGATGTATTAAATATATCTCAAGATATTATTACAATAGACCTTGAAGAAACTGAAAGAAGAAAAAGAAAGATAGAAGAACTTACAAAGGATTTGTGGAATTAA
- a CDS encoding ComEC/Rec2 family competence protein, giving the protein MRKATVKGLRSKGKSLIGTLFLIVTMSVFFAGCSSSITTDNNGQSALVKQEESLKETEEKNKETASNTVNGSLKIHFIDVGQADSILIEQGSEAMLIDAGNNDDAEVLKAYLNGQNIEELKYFVGTHKDEDHIGSADIVINSFKVNKVYFPKQTATTRTFEDFVKAVKNKGLKLTVPSVGESFKLGEATVTVLAPNSSSYEDANDYSIVLKVTYGNTSFLFTGDAEAVSEDEMLSKGMDLSADLLKVGHHGSRSSTTEAFLNKVNPKYAVISVGKDNSYGHPTEEVMNRLKAHNIAVYRTDENGTVVATSDGKNISFNVEPGSYAFASSSNSSSSKSNSNTSSKAGSSSNSSSSSNTSNNTSTSGTGKIKGNINSKGEKIYHMPGGAYYDKTIAEVWFSTEEEAQAAGFRRSKR; this is encoded by the coding sequence ATGAGAAAAGCCACAGTTAAAGGACTTAGAAGCAAAGGAAAAAGCTTAATTGGGACACTATTTCTTATAGTTACTATGTCAGTATTCTTTGCTGGATGTTCTTCTTCGATTACAACTGATAATAATGGACAAAGTGCCCTTGTTAAGCAGGAGGAATCCTTAAAGGAAACTGAAGAAAAAAATAAAGAAACAGCCTCTAATACAGTAAATGGAAGCTTAAAAATACATTTTATAGATGTTGGTCAAGCAGATAGTATTTTAATAGAACAGGGCAGTGAAGCAATGCTTATAGATGCTGGAAATAATGATGATGCGGAAGTGTTAAAAGCTTATCTTAATGGACAGAATATAGAGGAACTTAAATATTTTGTTGGAACCCATAAGGATGAAGATCATATTGGAAGTGCTGATATTGTTATAAATTCCTTCAAGGTAAATAAGGTATATTTCCCAAAGCAGACTGCAACTACAAGAACCTTTGAAGACTTTGTAAAGGCAGTAAAAAACAAGGGCTTAAAGCTTACAGTACCTTCTGTTGGAGAGAGTTTTAAGTTGGGAGAAGCTACAGTTACAGTACTTGCTCCAAATAGTTCCTCTTATGAAGATGCCAATGATTATTCAATAGTCTTAAAAGTTACTTATGGAAATACATCCTTCTTATTCACTGGAGATGCAGAAGCAGTATCAGAAGATGAAATGCTGTCAAAGGGTATGGATTTATCAGCTGACTTATTAAAAGTAGGCCACCATGGAAGCCGTTCCTCAACAACTGAAGCCTTCTTAAATAAGGTAAATCCTAAATATGCTGTTATAAGTGTTGGAAAGGACAACAGTTATGGACATCCAACTGAGGAAGTTATGAATAGATTAAAGGCTCATAACATAGCTGTTTATAGAACTGATGAAAATGGAACAGTAGTTGCAACAAGTGATGGAAAGAATATAAGCTTTAATGTTGAACCAGGAAGCTATGCTTTTGCTTCTTCAAGCAACAGCTCAAGCAGTAAATCTAATAGTAATACAAGTAGTAAGGCTGGCAGTAGTTCTAATAGCAGCTCAAGTTCTAACACAAGCAACAATACTAGTACAAGTGGAACTGGCAAAATTAAGGGCAATATAAATTCAAAAGGCGAGAAAATTTATCATATGCCAGGTGGAGCTTATTACGATAAAACCATAGCAGAAGTTTGGTTTTCAACTGAAGAGGAAGCTCAAGCAGCAGGTTTTAGAAGATCTAAAAGGTAG